One genomic window of Roseateles sp. DAIF2 includes the following:
- a CDS encoding succinylglutamate desuccinylase/aspartoacylase family protein — protein sequence MNTDPAIELAPPDIGPYRHSASGVDHVHVFDSGRAGPTVMVQALTHGNELCGAIALDWLLRQGPIQPLQGRLILSFANVAAYQRFDPADPNASRCVDEDLNRVWSDEQLLGSRDSLELRRARALRPFVDAADFLFDIHSMQDACRPLMVCGLLDKGAAFARRLGMPGDLLIDTGHPSGLRMRDRGGFGDPASPKQALLIECGQHWEAAAAEVAIDGLLRFLRLTGVVDAGWAATRLRLPLPQRQRLIRVDEAVTARSADFRFLFPVRGLDVIPAAGTAFARDGATLFHTRHDDTVLVMPSLKHGRPGNTMVRLGRFED from the coding sequence ATGAACACCGATCCCGCCATCGAGCTCGCGCCGCCCGACATCGGTCCCTACCGTCACAGCGCCAGCGGCGTCGACCATGTGCATGTGTTCGACTCCGGCCGCGCCGGGCCGACCGTGATGGTGCAGGCCCTGACCCATGGCAACGAGCTGTGCGGCGCGATCGCGCTGGACTGGCTGCTGCGCCAGGGGCCGATCCAGCCGCTGCAGGGGCGGCTGATCCTGAGCTTCGCCAATGTCGCGGCCTACCAGCGCTTCGATCCCGCCGACCCGAACGCCTCGCGCTGCGTCGACGAGGACCTGAACCGGGTCTGGTCCGATGAGCAGCTGCTGGGTTCGCGCGATTCGCTGGAGCTGCGCCGCGCCCGCGCGCTGCGGCCCTTCGTCGACGCGGCCGATTTCCTGTTCGACATCCATTCGATGCAGGACGCCTGCCGGCCGCTGATGGTCTGCGGCCTGCTCGACAAGGGCGCGGCCTTCGCGCGCCGGCTGGGCATGCCGGGCGACCTGCTGATCGACACCGGCCATCCCTCCGGCCTGCGCATGCGCGACCGCGGCGGTTTCGGCGACCCGGCCAGCCCGAAGCAGGCGCTGCTGATCGAATGCGGCCAGCATTGGGAGGCGGCCGCGGCCGAGGTGGCGATCGACGGCCTGCTGCGCTTTCTGCGCCTGACCGGCGTGGTCGACGCCGGCTGGGCCGCGACGCGGCTGCGCCTGCCGCTGCCGCAGCGCCAGCGCCTGATCCGGGTCGACGAGGCCGTCACCGCGCGCAGCGCCGACTTCCGCTTCCTGTTCCCGGTGCGCGGGCTGGACGTGATCCCCGCGGCCGGCACCGCCTTCGCGCGCGACGGCGCGACCCTGTTCCACACCCGGCACGACGACACCGTGCTGGTGATGCCCTCGCTCAAGCATGGGCGGCCGGGCAACACCATGGTGCGCCTCGGCCGCTTCGAGGACTGA
- a CDS encoding esterase-like activity of phytase family protein, with protein MSRSLAPQLLLLSAALCGALSAQAQQAFPAELAGHAWLPARSFVAAPKDAPASLQTSGKYTAPDGRRVEQLESIMGTSFLSDKAAPRETGVKLPFKGQPVQGFSGIKAMRDGTFWVLTDNGFGARNNSADAMLMFHQVRPDWKAGQVKRLQTVFLHDPDRKIPFPVVNEGTAKRYLTGADLDIESMQIIGNEIWFGDELGPYLIRTDRKGKVLALHETQLDGKTLRSPDHFAVTTPAVPGAFATPVRRSRGYEGMAASPDGRFLYPLLEGPLWLDGEKKWEALADGREYLRVLEFDVAKGAWTGRSWKYPLELKGNNIGDFNMIDAETGLIVERDNGEGAAEDACNGPARPDCQNVPARFKRVYKISLAAADADGLVKKIGYVDLLDIADPQGVARRGAKNGRFGFPFVTIENVDIVDAEHIVVANDNNLPYSSGRQLGVQDDNEFILLKVPELLKAR; from the coding sequence ATGTCCCGCTCCCTCGCCCCCCAGCTGCTTCTGCTGAGCGCCGCCCTGTGCGGCGCGCTGTCCGCCCAGGCCCAGCAGGCCTTCCCGGCCGAACTGGCCGGCCATGCCTGGCTGCCGGCGCGCAGCTTCGTCGCCGCGCCCAAGGATGCGCCGGCCTCGCTGCAGACCAGCGGCAAGTACACCGCGCCGGACGGCCGCCGCGTCGAGCAGCTGGAATCGATCATGGGCACCTCCTTCCTGTCGGACAAGGCGGCGCCGCGCGAGACCGGCGTCAAGCTGCCCTTCAAGGGCCAGCCGGTGCAGGGCTTCTCCGGCATCAAGGCGATGCGGGACGGCACGTTCTGGGTGCTGACCGACAACGGCTTCGGCGCCAGGAACAACAGCGCCGACGCGATGCTGATGTTCCACCAGGTCAGGCCCGACTGGAAGGCCGGCCAGGTCAAGCGCCTGCAGACCGTCTTCCTGCATGACCCGGACCGCAAGATCCCCTTCCCGGTCGTCAACGAGGGCACGGCCAAGCGCTACCTGACCGGCGCCGACCTGGACATCGAGTCGATGCAGATCATCGGCAACGAGATCTGGTTCGGCGACGAGCTCGGCCCCTACCTGATCCGCACCGACCGCAAGGGCAAGGTGCTGGCACTGCATGAGACCCAGCTGGACGGCAAGACCCTGCGCTCGCCCGACCATTTCGCGGTGACGACGCCGGCCGTGCCCGGCGCCTTCGCGACGCCGGTGCGCCGCTCGCGCGGCTACGAGGGCATGGCCGCCAGCCCGGACGGCCGCTTCCTCTACCCGCTGCTGGAGGGCCCGCTCTGGCTCGACGGCGAGAAGAAATGGGAGGCCCTGGCCGACGGCCGCGAGTATCTGCGCGTGCTGGAGTTCGACGTGGCCAAGGGCGCCTGGACCGGCCGCAGCTGGAAGTACCCGCTGGAGCTGAAGGGCAACAACATCGGCGACTTCAACATGATCGATGCCGAGACCGGCCTGATCGTCGAGCGCGACAACGGCGAGGGCGCGGCCGAGGACGCCTGCAACGGCCCGGCGCGCCCCGACTGCCAGAACGTGCCGGCGCGCTTCAAGCGCGTCTACAAGATCAGCCTGGCTGCGGCCGATGCCGATGGCCTGGTCAAGAAGATCGGCTATGTCGACCTGCTGGACATCGCCGACCCGCAGGGCGTGGCCAGGCGCGGCGCGAAGAACGGCCGCTTCGGCTTCCCCTTCGTGACGATCGAGAACGTCGACATCGTCGATGCCGAGCACATCGTGGTCGCCAACGACAACAACCTGCCCTATTCCAGCGGCCGCCAGCTGGGCGTGCAGGACGACAACGAGTTCATCCTGCTGAAGGTGCCGGAGCTGCTGAAGGCGCGCTGA
- the metW gene encoding methionine biosynthesis protein MetW, with product MSATGVMEQIAALVPAGSRVLDLGCGTGELLAYLQKHKGCTGYGVELDDANLLACVERGVNAIQLNLEEGLAIFEDQSFDVVLQLETLQHLRNTEAMLRETARVGRIGIVSFPNFAHWPNRLQVLLGRMPVTRVLPYEWYDTPNIRVGTYADFEILARKNQLRVLDSFGIQDGRAVRRCPNLLSSMAVFKFDRG from the coding sequence ATGAGCGCCACCGGGGTGATGGAGCAGATCGCGGCCCTGGTGCCGGCCGGCTCGCGCGTGCTGGACCTGGGCTGCGGCACCGGCGAGCTGCTGGCCTATCTGCAGAAGCACAAGGGCTGCACCGGCTACGGCGTGGAGCTGGACGATGCGAACCTGCTCGCCTGCGTGGAGCGCGGCGTCAACGCGATCCAGCTGAACCTGGAGGAGGGGCTGGCAATCTTCGAGGACCAGAGCTTCGACGTGGTGTTGCAGCTGGAGACCCTGCAGCATCTGCGCAATACCGAGGCGATGCTGCGCGAGACCGCGCGGGTCGGCCGCATCGGCATCGTCAGCTTCCCGAATTTCGCGCATTGGCCGAACCGGCTGCAGGTGCTCCTGGGCCGCATGCCGGTGACGCGCGTGCTGCCCTACGAGTGGTACGACACGCCGAACATCCGCGTCGGCACCTATGCCGACTTCGAGATCCTGGCGCGCAAGAACCAGCTGCGCGTGCTGGACAGCTTCGGCATCCAGGACGGCCGCGCGGTGCGGCGCTGCCCGAACCTGCTGTCGAGCATGGCGGTGTTCAAGTTCGACCGGGGGTGA